Genomic DNA from Candidozyma auris chromosome 1, complete sequence:
TGGTGTGATTCTCGATCTTTCTTTCATATGCTATCTTATCATTCTTAAGGTTCTCGTTTTCCACCTTTAGATCCTCGTTTTCACTTGATAACTTATCGTTCTCCTCGGAAACTTCCTCATTTTCTGCCAaaacttccttcttgatccTGACCAACTCGTCgttttcaagcttcaacCGTTGCGactccttgatcaattcaGTTTCCTTTTCcatcttgaacttgatctcCTGGCGCAACAACCGAATCTCCTCCTTGTGCTCGCCAatcttgtgcttcttttcaCCATAATTGTCATTAAGGTACTGCAACCGGTCCTCCAATTGCTTGATCGAAGACTCCAATTGCTCCTCACGATGAGActgtttcttcaacgcTTCCTCAAGCTCGTTTTTGGCTTGTCTCAACTGCTTGATCACTCGCTCGCTTGCTCGAACCTCTTCACGTAAGAGCTTTAATTCATTAGATTTCAGTTCGAGCTCAGTGCGAGCTTCTTGCTCGTGCCGTTTGCTAATTACGACGGCCGACTCAGCAAGTTCGAGCTTATCATAATATTGTTCACTCCGCTTTTTGTACTGTAATAGAGATTCATTAACTTCATCGTGGCGCTTGTTGAGTGTCTCATTTTGAACCTTGAGCTTGGCTAATGTCTCCTCGTAATCATTGATGGCAGTCTTGACTCCACTCCTCTTGACCTCGTACAATTCATCCTCACTTTCCCTGAGCAACGTCTTGAGCCTAAGAATTTCGCTCTTGGACTTACTTAACTCATCCCTCGTTGTTCTCAATGTGCCGACAATATCCTTGTAGATTCTAGCAAAGTCTCCGCTATTGACAACCGTGCTAAGACTTCCTATGCTGCTGCTAGGTGTGAGTGATTGCAGATCGTATGGGGCTTTCGGTGATGATGACAGCAGCGACAGACTTCCCATCAGCATTGCTTGACCGactctcttctccaactcgCTTATGCGCTTCTGTGACTCGTAGTATTTTGCCTCGAAGTCATTCGAACTGTTGATGCCTCGGCTCATTTGTagcttgttcaacttcttttgaagctcaaTGGCATAGTTCTCTGCTCTCGTGACATTTGCCTCCTCCTGTTTCAACCGAACACGTAGattcttgatctcctcaaatGTTCTAGATCCGTTGGACAACGCCATCTTTGCCTCCTCGCCCATTGCCATCGATCTTCGAAGCTCACTGCTACGTTTCAGCGGGCTCTCAAAACTGTCATGAACTTTTTCACGTAGAGCTTTTACCTCCTCAGTCAAACGTTGATTCTCGAATTTTTCCTTTCGAATGACAGCGTTAGATTCGTTCAATTTGAGTTTGATTTGAGCGAACTCATCTGCAAGTGAAGGATCAATTGATTTGGCGCTGTTTGGAGGAACattttctttattttgAAGTTTGGATTTCAAATCCCTCACTTtatccttcaacttggcgATCTCATCAGAGTATTCTGCCTTGGCTCTAGCCAAATACTGGGACTCGTGTCTCAAGCTCTCGAGGGAACTGGAGTGCGATTCGGCCCGCTGTATCTGTCTGGCGAGCTCATCTTTGCAGCTTTCGAGCTCTACTTGAATCCTGCTGTTCcgcttcttctcaaaatcTAACTGGTCCTGCAACAGCTCCTGATCACGAAGCTGAGACTCGAGAGTTCTTAAGTTTCTGGATAAGGCCTTGTGTTTGCTCTCGTGGTCCTTGATTTCACTGAGTTTCTCAGCAAGCTCATCTTCCAAGCGACGAATTTTCTTTTGCGCTTCCTCATGCTGACTCTGTAAGGCACTCGTCTCTTCCATATGCTTACTGGCAAGGGTATTACGCTTCATGTCATAAGCACTTTCCATCAGTGTGATCTTTCTCTCAAGAGAAACCTTTAATGATTCCAAATCTGTgaccttctttttgtgcTTGGAATAGCTATCTCTGAGTTCGTCTAGCTCTCTGGATGAAGCCTGAAAGTCTTCCTCCTGAGATTTGAGAGCAAGAATTTCTGCTTCAAGAGAttccactttcttcttcaaaccgTTAGTCACCTCATCAttctctttcaaatctctcttctcattttcaagatctCCGATTTGGCTTTGCAATGTCTCAGCTCGCTGCTTTTCATTCGCAAGCTCGGAGGTCAAAGTCTCAACCTCCTTCTCAGTTTTCTCTAGCTTTGCTTTGAGAGCATCCATCTCCAGAGAGAGCTCAGCTTTCTCTGTAGATAGCTTCGTGCTCATTGCTTTCACTTCCTTGAGTTGACGAGCAGTTTCTTCCAACTTCGCATTTCTTGACGACTCTTCAGATTGAAGCTTTCGCAACATATCCCCTTTCTCGGAAATGATTTGGTTATTCTTGATTATTTCATCCTCAAGTTTCATGAGTTGTGTCTTGAGTTTATCGTTTTGCTGCTCAAGTGAGTTTTTGGCGTTCTCAGTGTCTTTCAACTTAGCATTGATTTGTTTGAGACTTTCATTCATCTCTTTGGAATCTAAGACTTTGACTGAGTCCTCCAAAAGTGGTTTCAAGCTGACAAAGAGCTTAAGCCAGGGACTCTTTCCCTCGTTGACAAGCTCATCgagcttttgaaagttACGGGCCACCACCTGAGATGCCTGGATAGTGGCGATCTGActtttgaagttgaccCTGGCAGCTTGGCCACGATAAGCACTTTGGAACTCTGTaatgatcttcttgagtcTGAGATCACGTAACTCCTCTAGTTTGCCGAGAATGCCATTCTTAAAGAATATTTTGGTTATGCCTAGTTTGTAGACCTCAGGATCAAGCTCAGTATCCTTGAGAATAAGCTCACTATTCGTCTTCATATTTTTCGTAAACACAATGTCATTTGAATTGAGAATTGCGTAACGACCATAAAACTCTTCGAACGTCATCTTGTTGGGGTATCCTGCTCTGGCAATCCGGATTCCTTCTAGCACACCATTGCATCTTAACTGATTGAGCACAAGCTCCTTGTCAAATTTGTTAGGGCGCTTGGAAAGATTCGGAAGGATACATCTTACGAAGTGTGGTTCTGTGCTATTGAGTTGATCCATGAGTGTGCTCAACTGTTCCTTGTGCTTTTGGGAAACGGTTTTGAGCTTGGatcctttctttttgggtgaCATGTTCCCCGATAGTTTTGACTCcacatcttcttgaaagagtcTTTGGACGAATTCGTTGGAGGATTCATG
This window encodes:
- the MYO1 gene encoding myosin 1, with amino-acid sequence MSDDFSTKNWVWVPDKDELFARGFITEYKKNGLCSVTVVKNGTETTIELPQKVLENCNPPKFNKCDDMAELTHLNEPSVIYNLFLRYNDDLIYTYSGLFLVAINPYKSLPIYDTSVLKKFHSSSKSKKSEDRLPPHIFAIAENTYMNMLENGKDQSILVTGESGAGKTENTKKVIQYLSSISTNASSDHANDIHNKILRANPILESFGNAKTIKNNNSSRFGKFIKISFDPKGLISGATIDYYLLEKSRVSHQSSDERNYHAFYQLLRGETPQNLKSKYHLEPSIKKYNYISSSVATIPNVDDAREFTTLIEAFTVMGFEKTEIDSIFMTLAIILHLGNVGFTSWKSEQTSFDKDSNIDVIAKMLGIDSQELSTNLLRPRVKAGREFVQKSRKAAEVKQTIDAFAKHLYEKVFQFIIARINENLGEWNSDRFIGVLDIAGFEIFETNSFEQLCINYTNEKLQQFFNHHSFILEQSEYLREDIQWEFIDFGLDLQPTIDLIETKQPMGILEILDDQCIMPKASDETFIDKLLESWADGKSKSFRANKVRNGFIIDHYAGLVDYNIENWIQKNTDPVSENIVQLLHESSNEFVQRLFQEDVESKLSGNMSPKKKGSKLKTVSQKHKEQLSTLMDQLNSTEPHFVRCILPNLSKRPNKFDKELVLNQLRCNGVLEGIRIARAGYPNKMTFEEFYGRYAILNSNDIVFTKNMKTNSELILKDTELDPEVYKLGITKIFFKNGILGKLEELRDLRLKKIITEFQSAYRGQAARVNFKSQIATIQASQVVARNFQKLDELVNEGKSPWLKLFVSLKPLLEDSVKVLDSKEMNESLKQINAKLKDTENAKNSLEQQNDKLKTQLMKLEDEIIKNNQIISEKGDMLRKLQSEESSRNAKLEETARQLKEVKAMSTKLSTEKAELSSEMDALKAKLEKTEKEVETLTSELANEKQRAETLQSQIGDLENEKRDLKENDEVTNGLKKKVESLEAEILALKSQEEDFQASSRELDELRDSYSKHKKKVTDLESLKVSLERKITSMESAYDMKRNTLASKHMEETSALQSQHEEAQKKIRRLEDELAEKLSEIKDHESKHKALSRNLRTLESQLRDQESLQDQLDFEKKRNSRIQVELESCKDELARQIQRAESHSSSLESLRHESQYLARAKAEYSDEIAKLKDKVRDLKSKLQNKENVPPNSAKSIDPSLADEFAQIKLKLNESNAVIRKEKFENQRLTEEVKALREKVHDSFESPSKRSSELRRSMAMGEEAKMALSNGSRTFEEIKNLRVRLKQEEANVTRAENYAIELQKKLNKLQMSRGINSSNDFEAKYYESQKRISELEKRVGQAMSMGSSSSSSSSPKAPYDSQSLTPSSSIGSLSTVVNSGDFARIYKDIVGTLRTTRDELSKSKSEILRLKTLLRESEDELYEVKRSGVKTAINDYEETLAKLKVQNETLNKRHDEVNESLLQYKKRSEQYYDKLELAESAVVISKRHEQEARTELESKSNELKLLREEVRASERVIKQLRQAKNELEEALKKQSHREEQLESSIKQLEDRLQYLNDNYGEKKHKIGEHKEEIRLLRQEIKFKMEKETELIKESQRLKLENDELVRIKKEVLAENEEVSEENDKLSSENEDLKVENENLKNDKIAYERKIENHTKQMSTLKQLLDDNAREMQELSGINKTLKETKARLEEEVASLEDSLRDTRGNLDLVREHLSELEREKINLKEELKTVKDRWDSSDGQYKSAKTENLVMVRENESVKKTNEELKSKISDLEEKLYSNEQLKYLEQNLSKLNSQVDRLKHEIAEGELREEKLQKQIRTLEFENESKTTQMKRYNDENFNYQNMINQYNSKVEFLHQENSEKDLKLKAQARELADLRERLLMMEKDRLMS